The Blastocatellia bacterium genomic interval TGTAGGTGTTCGACGGCACGATCACTTCGTCGCCCGCGCCGATGCCATAACTCCGCAGGATCAACTGTAAGGCTTCAAGCCCGTTGCCGACGCCGACGCAATGCTTGACACCGCAATAAGCGGCCCACTCCGCTTCAAACGCTCGCACTTCCTGGCCGAGGATGTACCAGCCCGAATCGAAGACGCCGAGGCTGGCGGCATCCAGCTCGTCCTTGAGTTCCAGATAGGCGGCCCGCAGGTCGAGAAAGATCACCTCAGATTTGGCTTTCGTCATCATTATTGTTCGCTCACCAGCTCGATGAACTCGTCATAATCCCTGATGTATTCCTCGCCGTCATAGTTTTCGGAACACAGCACCAGCAATATCGCGCCGGCAGAAAATATCTGTGCCGCCCAGACGCGCGGCGGTAAGAGGAGCGCCCGCGCCGGGTCGTCTAATATGATCTCATCACGGCGTTGCCCATCGTCAACCGTTACAATGACGGTCCCGTTGATGCCGATCAGCGCCTGGCTGACCTGCCTGTGCGCATGTTCGCCGCGCCGCTCGCCCGCCGGCACGTCGAGAACCACGAAGAAGCGCCGGGGGACGAACGGTAAGTGCGCGCCATATTCGCCGAAGATGAGACTGCCGCGCGCCTCGCGCGTGACCGGCAAATGGATGAGCTTGACGGCAGGAACAGCGGTGTCTTCAGTCATTCAAAAAGTAATAGGTGACCAGAAGTGATGAGTGATGAGTGAGGAGAGTGAAGCGCCCAATGCGCCTCCTTCCCACTCATCACTCATCACTCATCACTTCCCCGCTTGTCACTCGCTTCCGGCACGGTTGCCGTAATTCGTGTAGTAGCGGTCGTAATAGTAATTATCATAACCTTCGCGCCGCAGGTCGACGTTGTTCAGCACGACGCCAAAGATTTTCGCGCCGACGGTTGCCAGCTCCTGGCGGGCGCGGCGCACCAGATCGCGCGTGCTCTTGCCGCCATGCACAACCAGAATGACGCCATCAACCATCGTCGCCAGAATCACCGGGTCGGTGACGTTAATCAGCGGCGGCGAATCAACGATGATGTGATCA includes:
- a CDS encoding FdtA/QdtA family cupin domain-containing protein; the encoded protein is MTEDTAVPAVKLIHLPVTREARGSLIFGEYGAHLPFVPRRFFVVLDVPAGERRGEHAHRQVSQALIGINGTVIVTVDDGQRRDEIILDDPARALLLPPRVWAAQIFSAGAILLVLCSENYDGEEYIRDYDEFIELVSEQ